The region gttttaaattcttttgaattAGTATCTTGTGGAGAACAGCCACTCCACTTGATAtgtcataattttcatttctaaaggtAGCATGGATAATTTAAATTGGCACTTTCTATTTATTACACAAATAATTGTTCTCTTGGATGACCTTTTGAAAGCTAGCACTTCTTGATCATTTTCTGGCTATACTGGAGCCACAAGAGACATGTCAATTTAAGCAAACTTCAGGAGCAATAAACTAACAAACAGACTCTAGGTGGTGGTATAGGTTATTTTTTATCATGATGTTTTGCTCTTAAAACTGCAAGAGTCAGAAGAGCCTTTAGCCTCCTTTACAGACACTTCTTTATTACAAACTTACAATCTTTTAGGGTGTTTAAATTAGTAAAATCCAAGTTCTACAGAGTTTTGGAGACAAATTCAAGAAATGGATCTAAGTCAAGTTTTCCCGCAGACATTACACCAGGGTTTCAACTGCTTCAAAAGCACTGCGGAGACCTCACTTTATGAGTAAAACTAACAATGagcagtccttttttttttttttttttaatatgtatttattcttcGGGCACTTTCAGGGGTAAGTATGGAAAGAGGTGTTTCCCCACCAGAGTGAATGAAGCGGGCTGGAAGAACAGTCAGTCCCACAGTCTGCAGAGGAGTAGCTGTTCCAATGACTgattgttcttctttgtctctagGAACTAATTCCAGACAGAGAAAAGTTACTACTGCTGATGCAGCCTTACTCTGAACCAGCTAAACCCACTCGACATTACCAAACCGCCGGGCAAAACCAAAGCAACTTATTTCTAAGGTGAAAAACATTTCAACATACTCCAGGCAGCAACCTACTTAGGTGCCAGGCGATTGAAGCACTATATTTGTTTAGAAGTTCCACTTATTTCAGTGTCTCTCCCACGAAGGTGGCAACCTGGTGGTTAAACATTGAATAATCCATCGGGAGGATGCACCCATTTGCTAAACCTATGGTTCACTACTAAGCAGGTTCAATGTAATTCATAActttaaagaatgaattaaaCCAAAGCCCTCTGCTTCACAGATCCCAGCCTCCCAAATGTAAAGAGTACTCATCGTATATAACCCAACGCTAGTTTTACTTTGGACACCTAGACAGTCTTTCTTCCTCTAAAGACAGTTTTTCAGCCCCGGCACAATCTCACAATTTAATCATCTACATCACCGGAGACAAACTCCAACTTAGTTCCACCGACTGAGTGAAAAGCCCTTGTAGCTAGGAACGTCTTAATTTTTGtccaaaataaaatgtcctaTTAAGAAATTTAACGCAAAAGTACTTATCATTCTGTTCTTCTTTTACTATCTTCAGAAACCAATTAAATCACTAATGAGATAGAAGGTAGAACCGCCTGTAATGCTTCAGAGATCAACATGTGTCACAGACTCCCAGCTTGTTTGCCTACGAGACACAGTTGATTCCTTTGTTCCTTCAGCCCGAACACCAACTCTTGgttaaaaatttggaaacaactttGGAAGGATGGGAGGGTTTGTAGACTACTTCCAGGGAAACCGTTCATAAAACCATATTCACTAGTAGTAAGGAGGACACGGAtataagaggagagaaaagaagccTCCCAGGACCTCCACAGGGCTCACCCCAAATGTGAGCCCCGTTTCTGGCTCAGGGCTAAAGTGATGGTTGAGGCCTCGGGTCCAAAAAGCCTCGCCCTCGGGGcaggggggtgcggggggaggaCAAGGACCGACCGACCGGTCACGCCTGGGGGGTCTGGTGGGGGCCCAGAGAGCCGTCCCCTTTTTCCTGTTCACTTTTCTTGACCCGGAATCCGGcgagcactgagcagggaggcaccGGGCGAGAGGCAGGTGGCAGCCCCCGGCGCCGCCCAGGTCGCCCCGGGCAGCAGAACCGAGAGCTGCGCGGCGAGAAGCGCCCGGCACTCCGAGCCGAGGGAGCAGACGAGCGGGGCGCGCGACCCGGGCCGGGCCACCCGTGCCCGGTCCGCCTCAGGGGACACATGGCGGCTGCCCCTCGGCCCAGGACTGCCACGGACCGGGCGGTGAGCCCGGAGCCAACTCCACAACTTGCCGGCCCGGCTGCCTGGGCCCCCCGAGTTCCCGGGAAGATTCGGACCCCGCAGGAGGGGCGGAGTATCCCCGGAAACAATTCCTCCCCGCCGCCGAGCCCACCCCGCCGTCCGCGTTCGCTCCCGCCTGCGGCCGCGCGGTCCCCGCCGCCCCGACGCCCCCGCGGCCCTGCCCGCCAACGCCTCcaacgccgccgccgccggccgcgCTACCGGGCCGTTTCCGGCGGCGCCCGCGGCCGCTCCCGGAGCCCCCGGCCGCGGCCGCCACTCACCCGAGGCCGCCGCGGCTCCGAGCCTGGGTTCCGTCAGGCTCACTCCACGAAGGCGCCCCGCCGCCCCGTCCTTCCCCGGCGCCCCGGCGAGCTCTTCCCTCAGAGCAGCAGTGCTGCCAAGCACAGTGGCGGCCGCGGGGCCACCGGCAGGCGTGCGCTGGCGGGAGGGAGGGCTTGGGGCCGGGTCGTCCCTCCGCCTCGGCCGCcgcctcctccgcctcctccgcctcctccgcctcctccgccaccgccgcgccgccgccgccgccgccgccgcctcctcccgaGTTCGGGGCTCTGCTGCAATGTCTGCGAGGCTGACTTTGAGCGCCTCGCTCGCCGCCCGCCCGCAGCCGCGCTCCTCCCTCCGCCGCCGAGTCCGCCGCGGCCCAGTCCCTCCCCTCGCCGCTCCACGCCATTCAGCTCTTCAGCCAAGTTTCTTaacccttttttccccctccctcccattgtCACCCGGGCAGGAGAAAGCAGCTCGGGTCCCCGCAGCTCGTGGGAGCTGAggagccccccccgccccgttttGTTGTTTTCCTCCTTGCCCGCCCTCCGGATGGCCGGGCGGGGGCTGCAGGGCCCAAAGGCGGCGGGAGGACCGCGTCGCCCGGGAGAGGTGGGTGCTCCAAGCGCCCGAGCCGGCCCCCTCGGCTCCCGGCTCTGTCCAGCCGCCCCTGACCGCCGGAGGAGCCTGGACAGCTCCTCCCGAGCCCGGGGGCTTGTTCTCGTTACACAGGCCGAGGGCTCGCGTTTGGGACACAGCCTGGGGGCCGGGACGCCCAGGTCCCGCTTGGGTGCTGGCGCCTTGGCGTCCCCCTCCCATTTCACCCCACGACACGCGTTCCCTCGGCTCCTTTTCACCCACCCCCAGCTTCCACCACCTTGTAATCTGTGTGTCCTGCTTTAATCTTGGGGGGCACGGGCACTAACTCCAGGTCACTTTGACCCCACGCCTTAGCACGTAGTAGGCACCCAGGAATAAATGTGGAGTGACTCGGAGAGGAAAACTGGGGAGGAGACCTGAGGAGTGCCCCGTTCAGCTGCTTGGACGGACGTAGGACCCAGGAGCAGGGTTTATCTTCAGCTGCTTTGTCACTGCGAAGTCTCCGGCAGAGTCTGTCAGCGAATCTACATCATCCCGGGAAGAATTTGACCCTACCAGACAAGGCAAAAAGAACAGGGCTGCCACTTCTTCGGCAGCTCTCCTCGGTACAGTCTCCGAATAAGAAATAACAATTACATCACGAGGCCGGGGCGGCAGCGCTGTGGAGCCTCTCGGTTTCCTGCAGCTTAATCTCGCTGAACCCGCCTctaaactgggggggggggggggggaatggacgggtggcgagagagagagtggagaggggagagagtcccTACGAAACCATAATCCCCCCCCCTTGcatttggtgttttaaaaatcttatccTCAATGCTCCGCCAAACGTCTAACTAGAACTATTAACACCCCTTCAACACCTCCCCAGATGTCAGGTTTCTTTTTGACTCTAGCATCTAGCATTTAGTAACtcgccatgaaaaaaaaattaccaggggAAATGAGTGCCGTTGCTGAAATTGTTTTTTGCTTGATAAAGAAACGCTGAAGTACAGCTTAGCCTCACCCTTAACTCAGAAATGGCATGCCTGTGTTAAAACACTTATtgcacaaaacaaatgaatggatgaggcACCCCTTTCTCATATATAGGTTTTCATATCCTTAAGAATTctataacatttgaaaatagagttgCTAGCgcactaaaacaaaaacaaaaaaaccactctCCTAGTCATGAAACAGTATTTATTCTATGCCTGTTACATAATGACtgtattgtacatttaaaatctcacttaacctttaaaaatatgaaagttcTGTAATACCTTCAAATCTTAAAAGTGAAAGCAATGCTTAATATGCTTAATAAATCCACCACCTagcccagtgctgggcacatTTAGGAATAGTTTGCTTAATGGTGATGGTGCATTTTAGAACAATTATTTTACATCACCTTAGTGATTCAACTGTGCAATCTGTTGCCATCTCATATTGTTTAAACTTCATATGATGGTttattgtgtttatataccacaGTTTGAAATCTGCTCAAGGCAACTTAGTACCAAGTCTGCCGTTCTATAGTATATCATTTATACAGGATTGATGCAAAGCAAACTGTTCCAATTAAGTGATGATCAGCAGAATTGGAATCTGATCCTTTAAAAGtcaaacttctttaaaaaaaaaactttcaagtgTTATACaaagattttctaaaatgagttattttttttttccttaagcggTTTATTGGACTTCATTTGGCTATTGAAAAGTCAGGGTTAGTTTTATTAAAGTGTTTATTGTGGTAGGTTGTAGTGGATTTAACAAATACATCAAGTTTCTCTTCTATATCCGGCTTCTTCCTAGGTGTTAAGAGATGCTCCCAGGAAGTATATAAGCTATCAATGGCTGCACTGAAGGACTCTAGGATGCTATGACTTAGTgattctttctgccttttgtagtttctctcttccccttcactAACTGACAATCTGTTGTCCTTATTCTCTGTTGCCACAGCATGCCTGCCTCtagtattttccttctcttctgattGGCAACTTCTAGTCTGGTGCAGACTGGGAATCTAGATGACCTCACTTGTCACAATTCAGTACAGTAAAACTAAATAGATCCTGTTTAAGAAACTGAGTGCTCACCAAGGAGTAAGACACATGAACCTCAATGCATAGACTTTGGGACAGCTATCCAGACTACTCAAATGTTGCTTTGAAAAGCATTGTTTTTGCTCCTTAACTGGGTTTTGGATCATTGAGACTTGTAGGTAAACAGCCTTCAAATAAGTGAGGTTACACAACTGACCCAGCCAGCAGAGTATTGGTCCTGCCCAACAATGCTAGTGTTAAAAAGTCTACAGCCATTTGTTAGATGACTTAACAGAGCTGCTCACCATTTATTAATCTATCTTCTCAACCCCACAAAAGTCCAATCACTGAAATCCTGAGCTCTTTTTGATAGTGCATTAGTGAAAGTAAATTACGTACCTTTTGTGGAATTCATTTTAATCGTGCTAATTCTGGTGGggctcttttgttgttgttctttgtttttgaaaaatcaatgCCTAAGTTTCCTGGCTAAGAGAATCATTGCAGTAATACTGGGCATATATGTAATATAAGAATGCCTATTcagtaatttgtattttaaagacaaCTCTCATTTTAACCAATTGTGATGTGAAAAAGATACCCTTCAGTTTATATACTTAAacacaaaagtatttttataaaccCAAGGTTCCTATGGCGTCAGACATTCATAGTTCAGGCTCAATATGATTATCTATCATCACTATTCCCAAAAAAGTAGTTTGGGAAAGGTATGTTTATGAGGTGCTCGCTGAATCTCTGCTGTTAATAGCATTTTTTTCACACCATTGTGTGCCTGTATCCCACTCTAAATGCAAGCATTGCCGGCAGAGGCAGGATCCATATCCCTCTGGTTCACATTTTGATCTCCACCACCTATCCCTGTGCCCAACAAACAGCATTCAGTTGATATTGGGCAAGAATCTGTCCTGGCCCTGTGGACAGTGCTTAGCTCTACCTGGAATACTGGTGTGGGATGAGGGAGTTTAGGGAATATTTTACCGAGAAAATAGTGCTTCAACAAACTATTAAAAGGTAAGAATTTGCCAGGTAGGCAAAGTAAGAAAGGGAttctcaggaaaggaaaaagactgTTTGACAGTAGAGAggtataaagaaaacaaaaataaacattgagAAGTATTGAATTTACATTATACACTATGAATTAGTGACTAACGAATTATGACAAgccacaaaaatatttactgatggGATTGCAGTGTAGCTACACTGTTATAGTCCCCTTAGCCTCTAGAGAAAGCACtatccaataaaaatataaagtgagaCAAAAATGTGAGCTACGTATGTACTTTTaagttttctagtagccacatttaaaaaatacaaagaaacaggtgAAGGTAGTTCTAACGATATACTTAAcccaacatattaaaatattatttcaatgtaTGCACaacataaaaagtattttagatatttttctttcttttattcacacTACATTTTCAAAATCCAACAGACATCTCAATTTGAACTAGTCACATTCAAGTGTTCAGTAGCCACATGCAGCTAACGGCTGTGGTACTGGACAGCAACAGCTCTAGAGGacacatgaaatatttaacaatacagttaaaataaatctctttcttaggggtgcctgggtggctcagatgtttaagcgtctgccttcgccttcggctcgggtcatgatctccaggtcctgggatggagccctgtgtctggctcccagctcagcggggagtctgcttttccctctccctctgcctttccccctgcttgtgttctctctgtctctgtctctctcactcagatgaataaataaaatcttaaaaaaaaaaaaatctcttaggaTGAAAATCTAAATCTTACTAAATCTAAGATTTCATTTGTGTTGATTACTCGTGTTTAACTGTACTGTGTTATAGAAACCACTTTCTTGTATCTAGGCTTTTAGGCCAATTAGAAAATCAGCAGAGTTTACATTTTATGTACTGTGTCTTCATTAACCATACAGTAGTTACAACTACTGCTATTTCTATTAACTCTGGTGGTGGACTGTAAATGTAAACTGGCTTTATGGCAGAAATAAAACACTATAAATTTGGGGTTGAATAAGCTTTAAAGAAGCCTTTCCTAGAACACAGAACTACCTCTATGCTAGTTACTGTCAAGCATTTTCTGTAGAAGCCCAGGTTTTGCTTTTCAGTTCTTCCATGTCCTGTTAGTTACTTGTGGACTATAAAATCCAGCCCAGCCTCTGTCTGAGACAGTCACCTGCCCAAAGCGGGTGGTAAGGAAGTGCTGCAGAGCCCTGGGTACCGAGAAAGATCTAAAGGGCTAAGATGAAGATGTTGAGACACCCTGTCTGCAGGTTACTGTGAAGTTTTCCATGAGATTGGAGCCTTTTTACTTTTGGTGGTGCTTGAATGCCATGGACTGGCAAAACCAGGGCACTCAATTTCTACACGAAAATGAACGCTGAAAAactgcatcttaaaaaaaagtctgaaaatgaTTGTGTACAAGCAGCTGAAAATGTGCAAGGAAAGGACAGATACTTCAGTGAAGTGAAAACGTGGATGAAGCCTTCTCATTCCCAAAACAAGAAAATCTCTGGTAGAGTTAAGGAGCCTAAAAAGCCAAAAAGTCTCAGTGAAGCTAAAGAAAACACGTCAGTTTTGATGATGTGTCAGTTTAGTATGTTTAAATGGTTGAAAGTATTACGTGGAATCTTATCCTTTTATGTAGAAATAGGTTATTTAgagacacctggatggctcagttggttaagcatctgactcttgatctcagctcaggtcttgatctcagggtcatgagttcaagctccgtgttgggctccatgctgggtgtggagcctacttaaaaaaaaaaaaaaaaggaaataggttATTTAGATCTTATTAAGCAGTCCTGTTGTAAATGAATACAAAATTTCGGGATTTCACAaacatatatccatataataaaTCAATTGAGTAAATCATGATCCTATTAATTTTTAGAGATCTTCTTCAGATAACCTTCAACTAAAACAAAGTACATATCTGTTTTCCCAAATTATTCAGAGTTCTATAGAGAAGAAAGCTATAAAGTTAGAAATGTATGTTTACCATTTGTTTGCCCCTCAAAAGAAATAGGCACAGACTCTGACATATCTGTTTTAGATTTGTTTAGTTTAAGAAACATGAAGTTCTTATATAGTTCATCTTTtcacaaaactaaactaaaattacTTCCACCgtcaaacatgcacacacacatgcatacacacatgcatatacacgcACATACATATACACCCCTAAGATTTCACAAAATTCAATAAGGTAAGagtagtcttttcaataaatgatgctgggtcAACTAGATTTTTATGGAAGAGAATGAAATTTGACCCCTTctttatacatatacaaaaattaactcaaaacggatCTTAGACCTAACTGCAAAAACTGAACTATAAAACTTGTAGGAGGAAATAGAGTAATCAATCTTCATGATCTTATTTAAACAAAGCCTCCTTAGATGTggtaccaaaagcacaagtgacaaagAGAAAGTAAGTATATTggacttaaataaaattaaaatctttagtACTTCAATGGAcactatcaaaaaaaaatgacaactcagaatgagagaaaaaatttgcaaatcatatatctgatgagaGACTTGTGTCTAGAATGTATAACTCTCAccactcaataataaaaagactaatactcaatgttttaaaatgagcacagactctgaatagacatttctccaaagatatatgTTAAGCACATGGAAAGACGCTCCTTTGTCACTagtcaccaggaaaatgcaaatccaaactacaATGTTTTACCACTTCACACTTGCTAGGAATGTCTATAAACAAacgaaacaaaacagaaacaagtgttggggaggatgtagaGTAAtcggaactctcatacattgctggtgaaaaTCAACAGTGTTGTGGCTACTGTGAAAGAGTCTGGCCATTCCTCGAAAGGTTAAATATAGTTACTGTACAACCCATCAATTCCACCCCTAAGTATataccctagagaaatgaaaactttctcCACAGAAAAATTTGTACATATGAATGTTCACTCCAGTACCCTTCAtaacatcaaaaaagagaaacaaacccaaatatccatcaactgatgaatagactTGGAAATTTGGTCTATccttacaatgaaatactactgagcaataaaaaagggaataaactgacacatgctacagtaTGAATGAACTTGAAAAgattatgctgagtaaaagaaatcacaaaagaccatGTATTGTATAATTAcattgatatgaaatgtccataaTATGAGCATCTATAGATCCTACTCTAGAGAGTAGAATAGTGATTACCTAGGGCAGAGGCAGGGTTTGGGAAGAAATGGGGATTGACTGCTAATGGGCATAGGATTTCTTTTTGTAGTGacaaaagtgttctaaaattgattgtggtaatgtTTGCACAACTCTGGATATTccaaaaaccattgaattatacactttaaatgggtgagttgtatggtatgtaaattatatctaaataaagctatcatatatttttaaaaaataaacacaaaagaacctttctatcttctcattttgaaaatgaaacaacACTTTGACATCTATCAGAAAACAAAGTCtgtaaatgtttgaaaaatgttacaactcaaaattatttttgcttgatATGATTTGCCAGAAATcagcaaaataatatatatctctATAAAACGAAAAAACCACATGTTGGAAATTAACTTTGGCTGCTTTACAATACTTAAATGACACAGTACAGAAGGATGGTTTTATCAGGACAGCCCAAGTGTCAATAATTTAGTGTGtactaagtgtgtgtgtgtatgtgtgtctgtgtgtatgtgtggtctTTCAGCAATGCCAGTATGGAATTCGGGAGGTTACTTAGGAAGAGAATCCTGGATAACCTGTATATACTGCTCATGTCCCACAAAACTGGCTTATATGATATACATAACTCAGTAATTTATAGCAATAACTATTCCTACAAAGCTAAATGATTACTCCTGTTAAGCAGTTCACTGTATTGTATTTCCCTAACAGTCAGATCCAAGAAATCTAATTCTAAGTTTCATCATCTAGTTAACTACATTTGGTTGCTAGTAATAGAGGTAAGAATTAGTAATAGAGGTAAGAATAGAGGTAACAGCAACTAAACCAAGatagaagtttaatttttttccaacgtaaaaaaaatccacaaatgcATATCTGGGACTGGTTTGATGATGCCATCATCTTTAGGCGCCCAGATTGCTTCTATTCTGTCACCTTTAGCTCTTTCTTGGCTTTCACCCTAAAGACTGCCTCATGATGTTAATTGGCTGCTACAGCTCCAGTCATCAAGTTTGCATTTCCAGCAGAAAGAATGTGGGTGACCCACTACCTTTTTAATGAGTTTTCCTGAAAGGACCATCCAATAACTCCTACTAACATTTCATTGGATGAATCCAGAGGGAATGTAGGGTATATAGTATTTTAGCTAGGAACAACACTCAGATAAAATCAAGGTTTTGTTTCTAAGAAGATGAGACTTAATATTGAGTGGGTGTATTAGTTATCTCATGCTACGTAACAAGCTGCCACAAAAATTAGCTTAAAACAAGAAACactattatctcatagtttctggtAGGTATAAAATTCAGGAACAGCTTAGCTGGATTATTTTGATACAAAGTCTCTCATGTGGCTGCAATTGGGATATTGGCAGTGTCTGCAATCATCTGAAGGCTCGCCTGGAGCTGGAGTATCCCATTTCAAGAAGGCTCCCTCACAAGGCTGTTGGCAGGAGACCTCAGTTCCTCACATGGCTGTTGCAGGGGACCTTGGGTCCTTGCTACATGAGCTTGAGTATCCTGAGGATGTGGCTGCTAACTCCCCCAGATGGAGCTATCCAAGAGAAAGCAATGATGAAATCACAACGTCCTTTGTGACCTTGTTGCATAATTCACACAGAGTACTTCTACTTTATTCTATTAATTAGAGGGAAGTCACTAAATTAATCTACTCTTAAAAGGAAAATCATCTTGAAGGAAAGGGTATCAAATAATTTGTGGACATAGCTTAAAACCAATATAGCAGGCTATTAGCATTTTCTGTCATGGTCTGCCTCTTTGCTTCTCCAAACCAGCACGTACACCTTTGTTTTCATATGTGCAGCAGTCTCACTATCTCTCCCAGGGATCCAGACACAAGTCTTTTTCTGTGACTTCCTCACATCTACTGCCTAAGATTTCTGGGTGATATGCAGCCCTTTCCAAGGAGCCCAGATACAACCCCCTGTAGGCTGGCAACCTTTAAAACCTTTAGTTTTAAAGACATGTTTTCAGCTATCAGCACATTTAATTTTGTAGAAGGAATGGATTATTGCAATAAACCTGTCCATTTGGAAAAGATAGAATGAGAAACATTAGTCATTATTCCATAATAATTATCAAAACCTACTAAGCAGGAATAACCAGGACTCCCTGCCCTACACTGAAGGGAGTTCCTTGGTTGGCCAACATGACAGCTCCTGGTTCTTTCTCTTGAATGCTTTCCTTCATGTTTTGTCCTCTGCTGCTCCTGCATCTGCCCCTGGGAGGTTCCTTCTTGTCGGTTTTCCTCAACAAATACATACAAGGTGGGCACAGGGGAGGATGCCCTTCTTGGAGACTACATGAACTTTAAAACACTGGGGCATAGagattgttttaaagttttaacaACTACAGACTATTTAGACCAAGTTGGGGTTTCTTTGGGAAGATAATTCCTTCAAACATTGAACAGACTTGATTTATTTCCAAGTCTGTTCTATGTATAAACTGCCATAGACAAAAGTCTTGCTTAGACATAGTTTTTCAGCCTGTAGATGCTCCTCTTTTATTTACTAGGCTCTGTACTCTGCCCATTCCTATGGCCCTTAAATTAATGGTGGTTACCTTGAGAGCATCTGAAATAATAGGCTTAGTTGGGGAA is a window of Zalophus californianus isolate mZalCal1 chromosome 1, mZalCal1.pri.v2, whole genome shotgun sequence DNA encoding:
- the LOC113915784 gene encoding uncharacterized protein LOC113915784 isoform X1 codes for the protein MAWSGEGRDWAAADSAAEGGARLRAGGERGAQSQPRRHCSRAPNSGGGGGGGGGGAAVAEEAEEAEEAEEAAAEAEGRPGPKPSLPPAHACRWPRGRHCAWQHCCSEGRARRGAGEGRGGGAPSWSEPDGTQARSRGGLGELLDCELFQNSVLRTCYFNSQEKHIQKVHTRPKEEQGNLKTPDDISATFQQPSPFPFSEVETDLRDRWIC
- the LOC113915784 gene encoding uncharacterized protein LOC113915784 isoform X2 — encoded protein: MAWSGEGRDWAAADSAAEGGARLRAGGERGAQSQPRRHCSRAPNSGGGGGGGGGGAAVAEEAEEAEEAEEAAAEAEGRPGPKPSLPPAHACRWPRGRHCAWQHCCSEGRARRGAGEGRGGGAPSWSEPDGTQARSRGGLGELLDCELFQNSVLRTCYFNSQEKHIQKVHTRPKEEQGNLKTPDDISATFQQPSPFPFSEVETDLRDRWSW
- the LOC113915784 gene encoding uncharacterized protein LOC113915784 isoform X3, translated to MAWSGEGRDWAAADSAAEGGARLRAGGERGAQSQPRRHCSRAPNSGGGGGGGGGGAAVAEEAEEAEEAEEAAAEAEGRPGPKPSLPPAHACRWPRGRHCAWQHCCSEGRARRGAGEGRGGGAPSWSEPDGTQARSRGGLGELLDCELFQNSVLRTCYFNSQEKHIQKVHTRPKEEQGNLKTPDDISATFQQPSPFPFSEVETDLRDR